In Phoenix dactylifera cultivar Barhee BC4 chromosome 11, palm_55x_up_171113_PBpolish2nd_filt_p, whole genome shotgun sequence, the following are encoded in one genomic region:
- the LOC103710518 gene encoding dehydrogenase/reductase SDR family member FEY-like isoform X2, whose translation MGSIREREEMERRAWARGMWEIMKESVSQKLLTWHLPSPPFLLPGQLSGLTVIVTGATSGIGLHTARELVMAGAHVVMACRNIEVANCMAHEWRAQASDGMIGEMEAIPIDLLSLSSVLSFALEWEKRAKPLHVLVNNAGAFYMKEPQRFTEGGIKQHMQVNHIAPALLILLLLPSLLKAPSSRIVNVNSVAHHCAVVDPSHWTSRIEDDKFNDIRAYGESKLAQTLARKLSEKKITSIQCIAVSPGIVNTKLVKQVPISDWKLFWMFSPAEGARSVVFCATSARTVDKAKGFAYYSYACKPTKESPQAMDVDLCLHVWQKTLEILHLDVDYLNQVINC comes from the exons ATGGGCTccataagggagagagaagaaatgGAGAGAAGGGCATGGGCAAGGGGTATGTGGGAGATCATGAAGGAATCGGTAAGCCAAAAGCTTCTCACATGGCATCTCCCttcccctcccttcctccttccggGACAACTCTCTGGTCTCACGGTAATTGTCACTGGGGCCACCAGTGGCATAGGACTCCACACTGCGAG GGAACTGGTCATGGCTGGGGCTCATGTTGTCATGGCTTGTAGGAACATCGAGGTTGCAAACTGCATGGCGCATGAATGGAGAGCACAGGCAAGTGATGGAATGATCGGAGAAATGGAG GCCATACCAATTGATCTCCTCTCTCTATCATCAGTTCTTAGTTTTGCACTAGAGTGGGAGAAGCGTGCAAAGCCCTTGCATGTACTAGTCAACAATGCAGGTGCCTTTTACATGAAAG AACCACAAAGATTTACTGAAGGCGGAATCAAGCAACACATGCAGGTGAACCACATAGCTCCAGCACTGCTCATTCTTcttctcttaccttctttgcttAAAGCTCCCTCCTCACGGATTGTCAATGTTAATTCTGTG GCTCACCATTGTGCTGTAGTTGACCCTTCTCACTGGACTAGCAGAATTGAGGATGACAAGTTCAATGATATAAGAGCCTATGGCGAGAGCAAACTAGCCCAA ACCCTAGCCAGGAAGCTTTCAGAGAAGAAAATAACCTCCATCCAGTGCATTGCGGTGAGCCCAGGGATCGTCAACACCAAATTG GTAAAACAAGTTCCAATCTCTGATTGGAAGTTATTCTGGATGTTCAGTCCTGCTGAAG GTGCAAGGAGTGTGGTCTTCTGTGCAACAAGTGCCAGAACGGTTGACAAGGCCAAGGGTTTTGCATACTATTCTTATGCTTGCAAGCCGACCAAGGAGTCACCTCAGGCAATGGATGTGGATTTATGTCTCCATGTGTGGCAAAAGACATTGGAAATTCTGCATTTAGATGTAGACTATTTAAATCAAGTCATCAACTGTTAA
- the LOC103710518 gene encoding dehydrogenase/reductase SDR family member FEY-like isoform X3, with protein sequence MGSIREREEMERRAWARGMWEIMKESVSQKLLTWHLPSPPFLLPGQLSGLTVIVTGATSGIGLHTARNIEVANCMAHEWRAQASDGMIGEMEAIPIDLLSLSSVLSFALEWEKRAKPLHVLVNNAGAFYMKEPQRFTEGGIKQHMQVNHIAPALLILLLLPSLLKAPSSRIVNVNSVAHHCAVVDPSHWTSRIEDDKFNDIRAYGESKLAQLMFLKTLARKLSEKKITSIQCIAVSPGIVNTKLVKQVPISDWKLFWMFSPAEGARSVVFCATSARTVDKAKGFAYYSYACKPTKESPQAMDVDLCLHVWQKTLEILHLDVDYLNQVINC encoded by the exons ATGGGCTccataagggagagagaagaaatgGAGAGAAGGGCATGGGCAAGGGGTATGTGGGAGATCATGAAGGAATCGGTAAGCCAAAAGCTTCTCACATGGCATCTCCCttcccctcccttcctccttccggGACAACTCTCTGGTCTCACGGTAATTGTCACTGGGGCCACCAGTGGCATAGGACTCCACACTGCGAG GAACATCGAGGTTGCAAACTGCATGGCGCATGAATGGAGAGCACAGGCAAGTGATGGAATGATCGGAGAAATGGAG GCCATACCAATTGATCTCCTCTCTCTATCATCAGTTCTTAGTTTTGCACTAGAGTGGGAGAAGCGTGCAAAGCCCTTGCATGTACTAGTCAACAATGCAGGTGCCTTTTACATGAAAG AACCACAAAGATTTACTGAAGGCGGAATCAAGCAACACATGCAGGTGAACCACATAGCTCCAGCACTGCTCATTCTTcttctcttaccttctttgcttAAAGCTCCCTCCTCACGGATTGTCAATGTTAATTCTGTG GCTCACCATTGTGCTGTAGTTGACCCTTCTCACTGGACTAGCAGAATTGAGGATGACAAGTTCAATGATATAAGAGCCTATGGCGAGAGCAAACTAGCCCAA CTAATGTTTCTCAAGACCCTAGCCAGGAAGCTTTCAGAGAAGAAAATAACCTCCATCCAGTGCATTGCGGTGAGCCCAGGGATCGTCAACACCAAATTG GTAAAACAAGTTCCAATCTCTGATTGGAAGTTATTCTGGATGTTCAGTCCTGCTGAAG GTGCAAGGAGTGTGGTCTTCTGTGCAACAAGTGCCAGAACGGTTGACAAGGCCAAGGGTTTTGCATACTATTCTTATGCTTGCAAGCCGACCAAGGAGTCACCTCAGGCAATGGATGTGGATTTATGTCTCCATGTGTGGCAAAAGACATTGGAAATTCTGCATTTAGATGTAGACTATTTAAATCAAGTCATCAACTGTTAA
- the LOC103710518 gene encoding dehydrogenase/reductase SDR family member FEY-like isoform X1 — protein sequence MGSIREREEMERRAWARGMWEIMKESVSQKLLTWHLPSPPFLLPGQLSGLTVIVTGATSGIGLHTARELVMAGAHVVMACRNIEVANCMAHEWRAQASDGMIGEMEAIPIDLLSLSSVLSFALEWEKRAKPLHVLVNNAGAFYMKEPQRFTEGGIKQHMQVNHIAPALLILLLLPSLLKAPSSRIVNVNSVAHHCAVVDPSHWTSRIEDDKFNDIRAYGESKLAQLMFLKTLARKLSEKKITSIQCIAVSPGIVNTKLVKQVPISDWKLFWMFSPAEGARSVVFCATSARTVDKAKGFAYYSYACKPTKESPQAMDVDLCLHVWQKTLEILHLDVDYLNQVINC from the exons ATGGGCTccataagggagagagaagaaatgGAGAGAAGGGCATGGGCAAGGGGTATGTGGGAGATCATGAAGGAATCGGTAAGCCAAAAGCTTCTCACATGGCATCTCCCttcccctcccttcctccttccggGACAACTCTCTGGTCTCACGGTAATTGTCACTGGGGCCACCAGTGGCATAGGACTCCACACTGCGAG GGAACTGGTCATGGCTGGGGCTCATGTTGTCATGGCTTGTAGGAACATCGAGGTTGCAAACTGCATGGCGCATGAATGGAGAGCACAGGCAAGTGATGGAATGATCGGAGAAATGGAG GCCATACCAATTGATCTCCTCTCTCTATCATCAGTTCTTAGTTTTGCACTAGAGTGGGAGAAGCGTGCAAAGCCCTTGCATGTACTAGTCAACAATGCAGGTGCCTTTTACATGAAAG AACCACAAAGATTTACTGAAGGCGGAATCAAGCAACACATGCAGGTGAACCACATAGCTCCAGCACTGCTCATTCTTcttctcttaccttctttgcttAAAGCTCCCTCCTCACGGATTGTCAATGTTAATTCTGTG GCTCACCATTGTGCTGTAGTTGACCCTTCTCACTGGACTAGCAGAATTGAGGATGACAAGTTCAATGATATAAGAGCCTATGGCGAGAGCAAACTAGCCCAA CTAATGTTTCTCAAGACCCTAGCCAGGAAGCTTTCAGAGAAGAAAATAACCTCCATCCAGTGCATTGCGGTGAGCCCAGGGATCGTCAACACCAAATTG GTAAAACAAGTTCCAATCTCTGATTGGAAGTTATTCTGGATGTTCAGTCCTGCTGAAG GTGCAAGGAGTGTGGTCTTCTGTGCAACAAGTGCCAGAACGGTTGACAAGGCCAAGGGTTTTGCATACTATTCTTATGCTTGCAAGCCGACCAAGGAGTCACCTCAGGCAATGGATGTGGATTTATGTCTCCATGTGTGGCAAAAGACATTGGAAATTCTGCATTTAGATGTAGACTATTTAAATCAAGTCATCAACTGTTAA
- the LOC103710520 gene encoding p21-activated protein kinase-interacting protein 1-like, translating into MTLVAGSYEKFVWGFSLKTLKPGDGETLTLALKPLFSYPSHTAPIKSVAVAGPVAASGGADDAIKIYDLASAAELGSLLDHAGAVTALAFYTSPLAPSLPRNLLSASDDGAVCIYDADPFVHLKTVAAHRRGVVDLAVHPSGRVALTVGRDSCLAMLNLVRGRRSFSCRLAQEASIVRYGSEGGGRFVMVAEEKISVHDSEDARLIHELDAPKRVLCIAPAENGLLFTGGEDRSVTAWDTASGKVAYCMQDAHSTRVKGLVVFKNSSEGQNSETSNFIASASSDGVIRIWDVRMTSNEKPNPLAEANTKSRLTCLAGSSMK; encoded by the exons ATGACGCTGGTGGCGGGCTCCTACGAGAAGTTCGTCTGGGGCTTCTCCctcaaaaccctaaaacccGGTGACggcgaaaccctaaccctagccctCAAGCCCCTCTTTTCCTACCCCTCCCACACCGCCCCCATCAAGTCCGTCGCCGTCGCTGGCCCCGTCGCCGCGTCCGGCGGCGCCGATGATGCCATCAAAATCTACGACCTCGCCTCCGCTGCCGAGCTCGGCAGCCTCCTCGACCACGCCGGCGCCGTCACTGCCCTCGCCTTCTACACCTCCCCTCTcgccccctccctcccccgtaACCTCCTCAGCGCCTCCGACGATGGCGCCGTCTGCATCTATGACGCCGATCCCTTCGTCCACCTTAAGACCGTCGCCGCCCATCGCCGGGGCGTCGTTGACCTCGCCGTCCACCCCTCCGGGAGGGTGGCGCTCACGGTGGGCCGGGACTCCTGCCTCGCCATGCTCAACCTTGTGAGGGGTAGGCGGAGCTTCTCCTGCCGGCTGGCCCAGGAGGCGTCCATCGTCAGATACGGATCGGAGGGCGGGGGGAGGTTCGTCATGGTGGCGGAGGAGAAGATTTCGGTGCACGATTCTGAGGACGCGAGGTTGATCCATGAGTTGGACGCCCCAAAGAGGGTCCTCTGCATTGCACCTGCAGAG AATGGACTACTTTTTACTGGTGGAGAGGACCGCTCTGTCACTGCTTGGGATACAGCAAGCGGGAAGGTTGCCTACTGCATGCAGGATGCACATTCTACTCGTGTAAAAGGCCTTGTTGTTTTCAAGAATAGTAGTGAAGGTCAGAATTCTGAAACATCTAACTTTATAGCTTCTGCATCATCTGATGGTGTCATACGAATTTGGGATGTTCGGATGACCTCAAATGAGAAACCAAATCCACTGGCAGAGGCAAATACAAAATCTAGGCTGACTTGTCTTGCTGGTTCATCTATGAAAT GA